In the Acidovorax sp. A79 genome, one interval contains:
- a CDS encoding TonB-dependent siderophore receptor, protein MRPGTTACRTAIAQAALLALCGAAHAQQAATEGTAAPTADKALAPVTVSAGSEQESPTAPVTGFVAKRALSATKTDTPLIETPQAISVITRDQIEAQGVQTLRQVTAYTAGAVSNYFDSRVDSFAARGGTVSQYQDGLLRTYGTYNTSRPDPYTLERVEFLRGPTSVLYGQGSVGGVLNLTSKRPQAETQREVQLQLGNNARKQIAADLTGALDQDGQWLYRLVAVGRDSGSQVDHVDDDRLVFAPSLTWKPNADTSLTLQALHQKDQSGSLIGFFPWQGTQLASRYGQIPRNTFIGEPGWDAFDTTNNSWGYLFSHRLNADWTVRQNLRRTVSEVDYRTIYTSFTANAATGRPARPVFNSDARTVVRDAVWNINTGRMLLIDTQLEGKLKTGSADHTLLAGLDVQRNHTGQQAWRAVAPAIDVYNPVYGNFTPPTTAQLVRQPNVVQKQLGFYLQDQIKWDRWTATLGLRHDSAQTDTVGRPAAAVDDKAWTKRAGFTYQMDGGWAPYAGYSESFQPLGGVDAYGTAFKPQRGEQWEAGVKWQPAGQGISAFAAVYQLREKNRKTNDPGNPLNSLQIGEVKVRGFEAEVQASLARQWDFTLGYAFTDAKISRSNAGDQGTPVASVPKHTASAWLSHRFASEGRGGWTVGAGVRYTGSQWSGTSAISTPAATLADAMVAYDAGDWRVAFNVVNLADKVHITQCLARGDCFYGQARTYTLTSTYRF, encoded by the coding sequence ATGAGACCTGGCACCACCGCCTGCCGCACCGCCATCGCGCAGGCCGCATTGCTCGCCCTGTGCGGCGCCGCCCACGCCCAGCAGGCCGCCACCGAAGGCACGGCCGCGCCCACGGCCGACAAGGCCCTGGCCCCCGTCACCGTGAGTGCGGGCAGCGAACAGGAAAGCCCCACCGCCCCGGTCACCGGCTTCGTCGCCAAACGGGCGCTGAGCGCCACCAAGACCGACACGCCCCTCATCGAAACCCCTCAGGCCATCAGCGTGATCACCCGCGACCAGATCGAGGCGCAGGGCGTGCAGACGCTGCGCCAGGTCACGGCGTACACGGCCGGGGCGGTGTCGAACTACTTCGACAGCCGCGTGGACAGCTTCGCCGCACGCGGCGGCACCGTGTCGCAGTACCAGGACGGCCTGCTGCGCACCTACGGCACGTACAACACCAGCCGGCCCGACCCCTACACGCTGGAGCGGGTGGAGTTTCTGCGCGGGCCGACCTCGGTGCTGTACGGCCAGGGCAGCGTGGGTGGTGTGCTCAACCTCACCAGCAAACGCCCGCAGGCCGAAACGCAGCGCGAGGTGCAGCTGCAGCTGGGCAACAACGCCCGCAAGCAGATCGCCGCCGACCTGACGGGTGCGCTCGACCAGGACGGCCAGTGGCTCTACCGCCTGGTGGCCGTGGGCCGCGACAGCGGCAGCCAGGTGGACCATGTGGACGACGACCGCCTGGTGTTCGCGCCCTCGCTCACCTGGAAGCCCAACGCCGACACCTCGCTCACGCTGCAGGCGCTGCACCAGAAAGACCAGAGCGGATCGCTCATTGGCTTCTTCCCGTGGCAGGGCACGCAGCTGGCCAGCCGCTACGGCCAGATCCCGCGCAACACCTTCATCGGCGAGCCGGGCTGGGACGCCTTCGACACCACCAACAACTCCTGGGGCTACCTCTTCAGCCACCGCCTGAACGCGGACTGGACCGTGCGCCAGAACCTGCGCCGCACCGTGAGCGAGGTGGACTACCGCACCATCTACACCAGCTTCACCGCCAACGCCGCCACGGGCCGCCCCGCGCGCCCCGTGTTCAACAGCGACGCCCGCACCGTCGTGCGCGACGCGGTGTGGAACATCAACACCGGCCGCATGCTGCTGATCGACACCCAGCTCGAAGGCAAGCTCAAGACCGGCAGCGCGGACCACACCCTGCTCGCAGGCCTGGACGTGCAGCGCAACCACACCGGCCAGCAGGCCTGGCGCGCCGTGGCACCGGCCATCGACGTGTACAACCCGGTGTACGGCAACTTCACGCCGCCCACCACGGCGCAGCTGGTACGGCAACCGAACGTGGTGCAAAAGCAGCTGGGCTTTTACCTGCAGGACCAGATCAAGTGGGACCGCTGGACCGCCACGCTGGGCCTTCGCCACGACAGCGCCCAGACCGACACCGTGGGGCGCCCTGCAGCCGCGGTCGATGACAAGGCCTGGACCAAGCGTGCAGGCTTCACCTACCAGATGGACGGCGGCTGGGCACCTTACGCGGGCTATTCCGAGTCCTTCCAGCCGCTGGGCGGCGTGGACGCGTACGGCACGGCCTTCAAGCCCCAGCGCGGCGAGCAGTGGGAAGCCGGCGTGAAATGGCAACCCGCCGGCCAGGGCATCAGCGCCTTCGCGGCGGTCTACCAGCTGCGCGAGAAGAACCGCAAGACCAACGACCCGGGCAACCCGCTCAACAGCCTGCAGATCGGCGAAGTCAAGGTGCGTGGGTTCGAAGCCGAAGTGCAGGCCAGCCTGGCCCGCCAGTGGGACTTCACCCTGGGCTACGCCTTCACCGACGCGAAGATCAGCCGCAGCAACGCCGGCGACCAGGGCACCCCCGTGGCCAGCGTGCCCAAGCACACCGCATCGGCTTGGCTGAGCCACCGCTTTGCCAGCGAAGGCCGCGGTGGCTGGACGGTGGGCGCCGGCGTGCGCTACACCGGCTCCCAGTGGAGCGGCACCAGCGCCATCAGCACCCCGGCCGCCACCCTGGCCGATGCGATGGTGGCGTACGACGCCGGCGACTGGCGCGTGGCCTTCAACGTGGTCAACCTGGCGGACAAGGTGCACATCACGCAGTGCCTGGCGCGGGGAGATTGCTTCTATGGACAGGCTCGGACGTACACGTTGACGTCGACGTACCGGTTCTGA
- a CDS encoding TonB-dependent receptor produces the protein MSSSLRLKAPVLAALLACASLTAVTAAHAHQVWLENAGGQARLHFGEFNDNLRETSPGSLDKFKGVPALEQRTGTAAQRVDGQLGKDGFHYTVAGTPDTLFAAATYPLIDRSKRNLPAMYWQPSARWVAGLTQAVAPTAPLDLVPTGKPGEFKVVYKGAPLPKAKVQLAAPSGWTREAEAAEDGTVTFVTPWKGQYVAEVKHSDKTPGEAQGEKYGEASYVTTLTFVLADGMASPALPAPPKTH, from the coding sequence ATGTCCTCGTCCCTGCGCCTCAAGGCCCCCGTGCTTGCCGCCCTGCTCGCCTGTGCATCCCTCACCGCCGTCACCGCCGCCCACGCCCACCAGGTGTGGCTGGAAAACGCGGGCGGCCAGGCCCGCCTGCACTTTGGCGAGTTCAACGACAACCTGCGCGAGACCTCGCCGGGCTCGCTGGACAAGTTCAAGGGCGTGCCCGCACTCGAGCAGCGCACCGGCACGGCCGCGCAGCGCGTGGACGGCCAACTGGGCAAGGACGGCTTCCACTACACCGTGGCCGGCACGCCCGACACGCTGTTCGCCGCCGCCACCTACCCGCTGATCGACCGCAGCAAGCGCAACCTGCCCGCGATGTACTGGCAGCCCTCGGCCCGCTGGGTGGCGGGGCTGACGCAAGCCGTGGCGCCCACGGCGCCGCTGGACCTGGTGCCCACCGGCAAGCCTGGCGAGTTCAAGGTGGTCTACAAGGGCGCGCCACTGCCCAAGGCCAAGGTGCAGCTGGCAGCCCCCTCGGGCTGGACGCGCGAGGCCGAGGCGGCTGAAGACGGTACCGTGACCTTCGTCACCCCCTGGAAGGGCCAGTACGTGGCCGAGGTCAAGCACAGCGACAAGACCCCCGGCGAAGCCCAGGGCGAGAAATACGGCGAAGCCAGCTACGTGACCACGCTGACCTTCGTGCTGGCCGACGGCATGGCGTCGCCCGCCCTGCCCGCGCCCCCCAAAACCCACTGA
- a CDS encoding TonB-dependent siderophore receptor translates to MIQPNFLRTAVAHAALLALCSTALAQTGAAPDPAAPPTAAPSMRQVDVVDSTAGAAATPARRAQSSSRLGLSVLETPRSVSLIDNALLEQQMATTERDVLRNASGVSMRSEYYGSYSQFSIRGLWANNTFNFLRDGAKFVHLLDPPLFNIERVEVIKGPAALEFGQVAPGGLVNYVSKRPQAEALRNVKVGVGSDGWRHAEFDLTGPLNADGTLRYRLDGGASRGGSFVDGNTPRKQGIAGSLEWQITPDTVWRAQAEYQGIDGVSTVGLAVPDPKNPRSADVLPVGAFYGEPWLTTDGRMHFYSTELEHRFTDTLQGRVHLSRNETNRNVNLPSPMGPAANGRVPRGYWLAPGQEYTSDTALAELRAKVQTGPVQHTLLAGVDWRTIQGVYGARATGNLGAVDLYNPVTGLVPPAASTGVSRLSSDARNTGVFVQDRMVLGDFGLLLGLRHDRFKDAYSTPATDLSKTQPSAAISWEPRPGSMLYASHARSFQANTSTLLWGDRSAPPSEGKQLEVGWKQEWLDQRLMTTVSAFELELTNAPATDPQHPGYSVLTARQRIKGIELELQGRITPGWTVTANASFHDPKVLSDTTAGANVGNRVALATRRNASLWTQYRLPQLPGLWVGGGLVHQGDKFTANDNKWCLPGFTVVDLAVGYQFAGGVRLQANLKNAGNRRYYLDGTATAAGFGTVVPGQPRTVQVSLDYTF, encoded by the coding sequence ATGATCCAACCGAACTTTTTGCGCACCGCCGTGGCCCACGCCGCCCTGCTGGCCCTGTGCAGTACAGCCCTGGCACAAACCGGCGCGGCGCCAGACCCCGCCGCCCCGCCCACAGCGGCGCCATCGATGCGCCAGGTGGATGTGGTCGATTCGACCGCGGGCGCGGCCGCCACGCCCGCACGGCGCGCCCAGAGCAGCTCGCGCCTGGGCCTGTCGGTGCTGGAGACGCCCCGGTCGGTCAGCCTGATCGACAACGCGCTGCTGGAGCAGCAGATGGCCACGACCGAGCGCGACGTGCTGCGCAACGCTTCGGGCGTGTCGATGCGCAGCGAGTACTACGGCTCGTACTCGCAGTTCTCCATCCGCGGGCTGTGGGCCAACAACACCTTCAACTTCCTGCGCGACGGCGCCAAGTTCGTCCACCTGCTGGACCCGCCACTGTTCAACATCGAGCGGGTCGAGGTCATCAAGGGCCCTGCCGCGCTGGAGTTCGGCCAGGTCGCGCCCGGCGGCCTCGTCAACTACGTGAGCAAGCGGCCCCAGGCCGAGGCGCTGCGCAACGTGAAGGTCGGCGTGGGCAGCGACGGCTGGCGCCATGCGGAGTTCGACCTCACCGGCCCGCTCAACGCCGACGGCACGCTGCGCTACCGGCTCGATGGCGGCGCCAGCCGGGGCGGCAGCTTCGTGGACGGCAACACCCCGCGCAAGCAGGGCATCGCCGGCAGCCTGGAGTGGCAGATCACGCCCGACACCGTCTGGCGCGCGCAGGCCGAGTACCAGGGCATCGACGGCGTCTCCACCGTGGGCCTGGCGGTGCCCGACCCCAAGAACCCGCGCAGCGCCGACGTGCTGCCGGTGGGCGCGTTCTACGGCGAGCCGTGGCTGACCACCGACGGCCGCATGCACTTTTACTCCACCGAGCTGGAGCACCGCTTCACCGACACGCTGCAGGGCCGCGTGCACCTGTCGCGCAACGAGACGAACCGCAACGTGAACCTGCCCTCGCCCATGGGCCCTGCGGCCAACGGCCGGGTTCCGCGCGGCTACTGGCTGGCACCCGGGCAGGAATACACGTCGGACACCGCGCTGGCCGAGCTGCGCGCCAAGGTGCAGACCGGCCCGGTGCAACACACCCTGCTGGCCGGCGTGGACTGGCGCACCATCCAGGGCGTGTACGGCGCGCGCGCCACCGGCAACCTGGGTGCCGTCGACCTCTACAACCCGGTGACGGGCCTGGTGCCACCCGCAGCGTCCACCGGCGTGTCCCGGCTGTCCTCGGACGCGCGCAACACCGGCGTGTTCGTGCAGGACCGCATGGTGCTCGGCGACTTCGGCCTGCTGCTGGGCCTGCGCCACGACCGCTTCAAGGACGCGTACTCCACGCCCGCCACCGACCTGAGCAAGACACAGCCGAGCGCGGCGATCAGCTGGGAGCCCCGCCCCGGCAGCATGCTCTACGCGAGCCATGCGCGCTCGTTCCAGGCCAACACCAGCACGCTGCTGTGGGGCGACCGCTCCGCGCCGCCGTCGGAGGGCAAGCAGCTGGAGGTGGGCTGGAAGCAGGAATGGCTGGACCAGCGCCTGATGACCACGGTGTCGGCCTTCGAGCTGGAGCTGACCAACGCGCCCGCCACCGACCCGCAGCACCCGGGCTACTCGGTGCTGACCGCCCGCCAGCGCATCAAGGGCATCGAGCTGGAGCTGCAAGGCCGCATCACCCCCGGCTGGACGGTGACGGCCAATGCGAGCTTCCACGACCCCAAGGTGCTGTCCGACACCACCGCCGGTGCCAACGTGGGCAACCGTGTCGCGCTGGCCACGCGCCGCAACGCATCGCTGTGGACGCAGTACCGCCTGCCGCAACTGCCCGGCCTGTGGGTCGGCGGCGGCCTGGTGCACCAGGGCGACAAGTTCACCGCCAACGACAACAAGTGGTGCCTGCCGGGCTTCACCGTGGTCGACCTGGCCGTGGGCTACCAGTTCGCGGGCGGCGTGCGGCTGCAGGCCAACCTGAAGAACGCGGGCAACCGCCGCTACTACCTGGACGGCACGGCCACGGCCGCCGGCTTTGGCACCGTGGTGCCTGGCCAGCCGCGCACGGTACAGGTGTCGCTGGACTACACGTTCTGA
- a CDS encoding glycosyltransferase family 2 protein has product MAALVPAWQSSAFIQATLDCLSAQTYPHLEVIVSVDECSDSTYEICMAHAQKDSRFRVILQPHRLGYVGNCNFLLDQTDADYVLFAFHDDILKPEYIKLLTEVLDMRPEVVMSYSDVHLTNTNGTQEHWIFTELEGVRDPVQRGALMMSGSNKWWVPNRGLFRLNQARQINGLKTHRAGEFSADWPWLFHMSLLGEFARIPQTLCYKYYKPGSLSRSWEFSKRQRYEVYAAIMREIWISNLTTEQKMTLASPLARWLYQNNPDLKKEEK; this is encoded by the coding sequence GTGGCCGCGCTTGTCCCGGCGTGGCAGTCTTCGGCATTCATTCAAGCAACCCTCGACTGCCTCTCCGCGCAGACTTACCCTCACCTGGAAGTTATCGTCTCTGTAGATGAATGCAGTGATTCAACTTATGAGATCTGCATGGCGCATGCTCAGAAAGACTCGCGCTTCAGGGTGATCTTGCAACCGCATCGACTAGGTTATGTGGGCAACTGCAACTTTTTACTTGATCAGACTGACGCAGATTATGTACTGTTTGCGTTTCACGATGACATCCTAAAACCCGAATACATCAAACTGCTGACAGAAGTGCTGGACATGCGGCCAGAGGTTGTCATGAGTTATTCGGACGTACACTTGACAAACACCAACGGAACTCAAGAGCACTGGATATTCACGGAGCTTGAGGGTGTTCGCGACCCGGTCCAACGGGGTGCACTCATGATGAGTGGGAGTAATAAATGGTGGGTACCTAATCGGGGACTATTTCGCCTAAATCAAGCGCGGCAAATCAACGGCCTCAAAACCCATCGCGCAGGAGAATTTTCCGCAGATTGGCCGTGGCTGTTCCACATGAGCCTGCTGGGAGAATTCGCACGCATTCCTCAAACTCTATGCTACAAATACTACAAACCCGGTAGCTTGTCCAGAAGTTGGGAATTCTCCAAACGCCAACGCTATGAAGTCTACGCCGCGATAATGCGGGAAATTTGGATTTCCAACCTCACTACTGAGCAAAAAATGACGCTCGCCAGCCCTTTGGCGAGATGGCTCTATCAAAACAATCCAGATCTCAAAAAAGAGGAAAAGTGA